A genome region from Micromonospora inyonensis includes the following:
- a CDS encoding fumarate hydratase, with product MSSAAAFTYAPLLPVGADQTEYRLVTDEGVDVVNGPGGRRFLTVDPAALTALTAEAMHDIAHYLRPAHLAQLRSIIDDPAASPNDRFVALDLLRNANIAAGGVLPMCQDTGTAIVMGKRGRHVLTDGTDAEAISRGVYQAYTRLNLRYSQLAPLTMWEERNTGSNLPAQVEIYAEDPDGHPDAYKFLFMAKGGGSANKSYLYQETKALLNPTRMMQFLEEKLRLIGTAACPPYHLAIVIGGTSAEYALKTAKYASAKYLDALPTEGSMTAHGFRDLELEAQVLELTRNFGIGAQFGGRYFCHDVRVVRLPRHGASCPVAIAVSCSADRQAVAKITPSGVWLERLETDPARFLPDVTDETLETEEVVRVDLNRPMDEIRAELSRYPVKTRLSLTGPLVVARDIAHAKIAERLDAGEPMPQYLRDHAVYYAGPAKTPEGYASGSFGPTTAGRMDAYVEKFQAAGGSLVMLAKGNRSAQVTRSCDQHGGFYLGSIGGPAARLAQDCIKHVEVLEYQELGMEAVWKIEVEDFPAFIVVDDKGNDFFAEVTKPVLTVGLR from the coding sequence ATGAGCAGTGCCGCCGCGTTCACCTACGCCCCTTTGCTCCCGGTCGGTGCCGACCAGACCGAGTACCGGCTGGTCACCGATGAGGGCGTCGACGTCGTCAACGGTCCGGGTGGCCGTCGGTTCCTCACCGTGGACCCGGCCGCGCTCACCGCCCTGACCGCCGAGGCGATGCACGACATCGCGCACTACCTGCGCCCGGCCCACCTGGCCCAGCTCCGGTCGATCATCGACGACCCGGCGGCCTCGCCGAACGACCGCTTCGTCGCGCTGGACCTGCTGCGCAACGCGAACATCGCAGCTGGCGGGGTGCTGCCGATGTGCCAGGACACCGGTACCGCGATCGTGATGGGCAAGCGGGGCCGGCACGTGCTCACCGACGGCACCGACGCGGAGGCGATCTCCCGGGGCGTGTACCAGGCGTACACGAGACTGAACCTGCGCTACTCGCAGCTCGCCCCCCTGACCATGTGGGAGGAGCGGAACACCGGCAGCAACCTGCCGGCCCAGGTGGAGATCTACGCCGAGGACCCGGACGGCCACCCCGACGCGTACAAGTTCCTCTTCATGGCCAAGGGCGGCGGCTCGGCCAACAAGTCGTACCTCTACCAGGAGACCAAGGCGCTGCTGAACCCGACGCGGATGATGCAGTTCCTGGAGGAGAAGCTGCGGCTGATCGGCACCGCGGCGTGCCCGCCGTACCACCTGGCCATCGTGATCGGCGGCACCTCGGCCGAGTACGCGCTGAAGACCGCCAAGTACGCGTCCGCCAAGTACCTCGACGCGCTGCCCACCGAGGGTTCGATGACCGCGCACGGCTTCCGTGACCTGGAGCTGGAGGCGCAGGTGCTGGAGCTGACCCGTAACTTCGGCATCGGCGCGCAGTTCGGCGGCCGGTACTTCTGCCACGACGTGCGGGTGGTCCGGCTGCCCCGGCACGGCGCGTCCTGCCCGGTGGCGATCGCGGTCTCCTGCTCGGCCGACCGGCAGGCGGTCGCCAAGATCACCCCGTCGGGCGTGTGGCTGGAGCGCCTCGAAACCGACCCGGCCCGCTTCCTGCCCGACGTCACCGACGAGACCCTGGAGACCGAGGAGGTCGTCCGGGTCGACCTGAACCGGCCGATGGACGAGATCCGTGCCGAGCTGTCCCGGTACCCGGTGAAGACCCGGCTCTCGTTGACCGGCCCGCTGGTCGTCGCCCGGGACATCGCCCACGCCAAGATCGCCGAGCGGCTGGACGCGGGCGAGCCGATGCCGCAGTACCTGCGCGACCACGCCGTCTACTACGCCGGCCCGGCCAAGACCCCCGAGGGGTACGCTTCCGGCTCGTTCGGCCCGACCACCGCCGGCCGGATGGACGCCTACGTGGAGAAGTTCCAGGCGGCCGGCGGCTCGCTGGTGATGCTCGCCAAGGGCAACCGCTCCGCCCAGGTCACCCGCTCCTGCGACCAGCACGGCGGCTTCTACCTCGGCTCGATCGGCGGCCCCGCCGCCCGGCTCGCCCAGGACTGCATCAAGCACGTCGAGGTCCTGGAGTACCAGGAACTGGGCATGGAGGCGGTCTGGAAGATCGAGGTGGAGGACTTCCCGGCCTTCATCGTGGTCGACGACAAGGGCAACGACTTCTTCGCCGAGGTCACCAAGCCGGTCCTCACCGTCGGCCTCCGCTGA
- a CDS encoding PQQ-binding-like beta-propeller repeat protein: MAVVVLTLTGVWNPWPGVWDAVNRSRPISEPDVAWQRRIGGTPKSVTVAGETVVVEQRTRVEGLSLATGAPLWERKADWAAVAGDGRDAVVAVGKLLVKGYELLDPATGAVRRRDNEAVAVWTYRNMLLDARCAQATDCTVSAWDVRGSRPVWTAFLPGVESGFFADNPELLGTRRLTGLRIDSGVAGPEAVPALLGFPVDGRVHVLDTATGRVVRDVEPGREERLVTVGGRLLRIEARSEDGTCYFTLSGREATTGREVWRRAGINLRTADNAGCVQREDPQGARNVVVGVAPDARETVVDAYDGRLLWVGAAGEKLLAVDDRHLLARSADKRSIVGRELGVDRPRWTRRSAEKAGGALTPYAAVLSEDGPSRVVALDPRTGRELANLRTSANVLAVGPAGMVIGEGREIGYVRFAGAAGGAPPAGEDGSGRNPGEDGSGRNPGDTPGKGPDPAASCGPKGESCPEPDGGKDG; this comes from the coding sequence ATCGCGGTCGTGGTGCTGACCTTGACCGGCGTGTGGAACCCGTGGCCGGGGGTGTGGGACGCGGTGAACCGCAGTCGCCCCATCTCCGAACCCGACGTGGCCTGGCAGCGCCGCATCGGCGGCACCCCGAAGAGCGTCACCGTCGCGGGGGAGACCGTGGTGGTGGAGCAGCGGACCCGGGTGGAGGGGCTCAGCCTCGCCACCGGCGCGCCGCTCTGGGAGCGCAAGGCGGACTGGGCGGCGGTCGCCGGGGACGGCCGCGACGCGGTCGTCGCGGTCGGCAAGCTTCTGGTCAAGGGGTACGAGCTGCTTGACCCGGCGACCGGCGCGGTTCGCCGCCGGGACAACGAGGCGGTGGCCGTCTGGACGTACCGCAACATGCTGCTGGACGCCCGCTGCGCCCAGGCCACCGACTGCACGGTCAGCGCGTGGGACGTGCGCGGCAGCCGTCCGGTCTGGACGGCCTTCCTGCCCGGTGTGGAGAGCGGATTCTTCGCCGACAACCCGGAACTGCTCGGCACCCGGCGGCTGACCGGGCTCCGGATCGACTCCGGCGTGGCCGGTCCGGAGGCGGTGCCCGCCCTGCTCGGTTTCCCGGTCGACGGCCGGGTGCACGTCCTGGACACCGCGACCGGCCGGGTGGTGCGCGACGTCGAGCCCGGCCGGGAGGAACGGCTGGTCACCGTCGGTGGCCGGCTGCTGCGGATCGAGGCTCGGTCGGAGGACGGCACCTGCTACTTCACGCTCTCCGGCCGGGAGGCGACCACCGGGCGGGAGGTGTGGCGGCGGGCCGGGATCAACCTGCGCACCGCCGACAACGCCGGGTGTGTGCAGCGGGAGGATCCGCAGGGCGCGCGGAACGTGGTGGTCGGGGTGGCCCCGGACGCCCGGGAGACGGTGGTCGACGCGTACGACGGGCGGCTGCTCTGGGTCGGCGCGGCCGGGGAGAAGCTGCTCGCCGTCGACGACCGCCACCTGCTGGCCCGTTCTGCGGACAAGCGCTCGATCGTCGGGCGGGAACTCGGGGTCGACCGTCCGCGCTGGACCCGGCGGTCGGCCGAGAAGGCGGGCGGGGCGCTCACCCCGTACGCGGCGGTGCTCAGTGAGGACGGTCCCTCCCGGGTGGTCGCCCTCGACCCGCGGACCGGGCGGGAACTGGCGAACCTGCGGACCTCGGCGAACGTGCTGGCGGTCGGTCCCGCCGGCATGGTGATCGGCGAGGGACGGGAGATCGGATACGTCCGGTTCGCCGGTGCGGCCGGCGGCGCGCCACCGGCCGGCGAGGACGGCTCCGGCCGGAATCCCGGCGAGGACGGCTCCGGGCGGAATCCCGGCGACACTCCGGGAAAGGGCCCGGACCCGGCCGCGAGCTGCGGTCCGAAAGGTGAGAGCTGCCCGGAACCGGACGGCGGCAAGGACGGCTGA
- a CDS encoding MFS transporter, which translates to MKSTRTTVAPPVAAERPATFRDVFAVAEFRVLFASFGVFLIGETVKMLALSVLVYERTGSGLIAALAYVTGFLPHAFGGVFLLALADRWPPRAVIVGYELVRLALVAVLAVGVLPPAGMLGLVFVVGLFGPVSSAARTALLPEILHGDAYVLGRSLLTMASGGTQVVGFAVGGLLLGAVGPYGALWLTAATCALSALLARVGLRARPGRNRGVTGTVRPGPTGPTGPTGPTRTGAVRETWRGNRELLADRRIRGLLLAQWLPGSMLVGAEAVAVPYAAGLGPGASAGVLLMAGAFGMLVGDLVVGRFVPPAARERLSPWLALLLGVPVLGFLLRPGLVLAALLFAVAAAGFAYQLGLARRFLDAVPEARRGQAFGLTSTGMMAAQGLAAAGGGASSEVTGPAVAMALAGVASLAATGALWRVLTPEPLSARPE; encoded by the coding sequence GTGAAGTCCACCCGCACCACCGTCGCGCCGCCGGTCGCGGCGGAGCGCCCGGCCACCTTCCGGGACGTCTTCGCCGTCGCCGAGTTCCGTGTGCTCTTCGCCAGCTTCGGGGTCTTCCTGATCGGCGAGACGGTCAAGATGCTCGCCCTCTCCGTGCTGGTGTACGAACGCACCGGCTCCGGCCTGATCGCCGCCCTCGCGTACGTCACCGGGTTCCTGCCGCACGCGTTCGGCGGGGTGTTCCTGCTCGCCCTCGCCGACCGGTGGCCGCCGCGCGCCGTGATCGTCGGCTACGAACTGGTCCGGCTGGCCCTCGTCGCGGTGCTCGCCGTCGGGGTGCTCCCCCCGGCCGGCATGCTCGGGCTGGTCTTCGTCGTCGGCCTGTTCGGCCCGGTCAGCAGCGCCGCCCGCACCGCGCTGCTGCCGGAGATCCTGCACGGCGACGCGTACGTGCTGGGGCGCTCCCTGCTCACCATGGCGTCCGGCGGCACCCAGGTCGTCGGGTTCGCCGTGGGTGGTCTCCTGCTCGGTGCGGTCGGGCCGTACGGCGCGCTCTGGCTGACCGCCGCCACCTGCGCGCTCTCGGCCCTGCTGGCCCGGGTCGGGCTGCGGGCCCGTCCCGGGCGGAACCGCGGCGTGACCGGCACGGTGCGGCCCGGCCCGACCGGCCCGACCGGCCCGACCGGCCCGACCCGGACCGGCGCGGTGCGGGAGACCTGGCGGGGCAACCGGGAACTCCTCGCCGACCGGCGGATCCGGGGCCTGCTGCTGGCCCAGTGGCTGCCCGGTTCGATGCTGGTCGGGGCCGAGGCGGTCGCGGTGCCGTACGCCGCCGGACTCGGCCCGGGGGCGAGCGCGGGCGTGCTGCTGATGGCCGGCGCGTTCGGGATGCTCGTCGGGGACCTGGTGGTGGGGCGGTTCGTCCCGCCGGCAGCCCGGGAGCGGCTCAGCCCGTGGCTCGCGCTGCTGCTCGGCGTACCGGTGCTGGGGTTCCTGCTCCGGCCCGGCCTGGTCCTCGCCGCGCTGCTGTTCGCGGTGGCCGCCGCCGGCTTCGCCTACCAGCTCGGGCTGGCCCGCCGGTTTCTCGACGCGGTGCCCGAGGCCCGGCGTGGCCAGGCGTTCGGCCTGACCAGCACCGGGATGATGGCTGCCCAGGGGCTCGCAGCGGCCGGTGGCGGAGCGTCGAGCGAGGTGACCGGACCGGCGGTGGCGATGGCCCTCGCCGGGGTGGCCTCGCTCGCCGCCACCGGGGCGCTGTGGCGGGTCCTCACCCCGGAACCGCTGTCCGCCCGTCCGGAATAG
- a CDS encoding ArsR/SmtB family transcription factor translates to MRIQVTPADIAASRYAISPLGETVSALRLCAGQHSAPGLAPWVARVRPVYERLRRDLPAVGALLALLRRGGYNADFIQPPPAGTGRSFADEIAVVRATPLAQARDELARNLVGLRTAPAYAQRIYRSPDVVDRLADAVEVVWTALVEPDWPRLRTILERDVVQRAGRLVTYGWGAAVAGLDPRLSWEPGGHLGAIVVADREPATYSLGGKGLLFVPTVFGTMINYVEPPWPFALVYRAAGVVDLLGPPAPDRPPDALDRLLGRTRAAVLRALAVPATTSHLVRQFGLTLGGVGGHLAVLRDAGLVTRTRTGRAVRYTRTPLGDALARVRDG, encoded by the coding sequence GTGCGGATCCAGGTGACCCCGGCCGACATCGCGGCGAGCCGGTACGCCATCTCGCCGCTGGGCGAGACGGTGTCGGCGCTGCGGCTCTGCGCCGGCCAGCACAGCGCGCCCGGCCTCGCCCCGTGGGTGGCCCGGGTCCGGCCGGTGTACGAGCGGCTGCGCCGCGACCTGCCGGCGGTGGGCGCGCTGCTGGCGCTGCTGCGCCGGGGCGGCTACAACGCCGACTTCATCCAGCCGCCCCCGGCCGGCACCGGGCGGAGCTTCGCCGACGAGATCGCCGTGGTCCGGGCCACCCCGCTGGCACAGGCCCGCGACGAACTGGCCCGCAATCTCGTCGGGCTCCGTACCGCACCGGCGTACGCGCAGCGGATCTACCGGTCGCCGGACGTGGTGGACCGGTTGGCGGACGCCGTCGAGGTGGTCTGGACGGCCCTGGTCGAGCCGGACTGGCCCCGGCTGCGGACCATCCTGGAACGCGACGTCGTGCAGCGCGCCGGGCGGCTGGTCACGTACGGCTGGGGTGCCGCCGTAGCCGGTCTCGACCCCCGCCTGAGCTGGGAGCCCGGCGGCCACCTCGGCGCCATCGTGGTGGCCGACCGGGAGCCGGCGACCTACTCGCTCGGCGGGAAGGGTCTGCTCTTCGTACCGACCGTCTTCGGCACAATGATCAACTACGTGGAGCCACCGTGGCCGTTCGCGCTCGTCTACCGGGCCGCCGGCGTGGTGGACCTGCTCGGCCCGCCCGCCCCGGACCGGCCGCCGGACGCGCTGGACCGGCTGCTCGGCCGCACCCGGGCGGCGGTGCTACGGGCGCTGGCCGTACCCGCCACCACCAGTCACCTCGTCCGGCAGTTCGGCCTGACGCTGGGCGGGGTCGGCGGGCACCTGGCGGTGCTGCGCGACGCCGGGCTGGTCACCCGCACCCGCACCGGGCGGGCGGTCCGCTACACGCGCACCCCGCTCGGCGACGCCCTGGCCCGGGTCAGGGACGGTTGA
- a CDS encoding Lrp/AsnC family transcriptional regulator, translated as MTSGQVVQLDQLDARLIELLAAEPRIGVLECSRRLGVARGTVQARLDKLVDRGVVAGFGPDVSPAAIGFGVTSFVTLEISQRQGHDPVTAHLAAIPEVLEAHTITGSSDVLCRIVARSNADLQRVIDQIVSCAGITRASTIIALAEQIPYRVLPLVRSAAVNRP; from the coding sequence GTGACCAGTGGTCAGGTTGTCCAGCTCGATCAGCTCGACGCGCGCCTCATCGAGTTGCTTGCCGCCGAGCCGAGGATCGGGGTGCTGGAGTGCTCCCGCCGGCTGGGCGTGGCCCGGGGGACCGTCCAGGCCCGCCTCGACAAGCTGGTCGACCGGGGGGTGGTCGCCGGGTTCGGGCCGGACGTCTCCCCGGCGGCCATCGGGTTCGGGGTGACCTCCTTCGTCACCCTGGAGATCAGCCAGCGGCAGGGGCACGACCCGGTCACCGCCCACCTCGCCGCGATCCCCGAGGTGCTGGAGGCGCACACCATCACCGGCTCCAGCGACGTGCTCTGCCGGATCGTGGCCCGGTCGAACGCCGACCTCCAGCGGGTCATCGACCAGATCGTCTCCTGCGCGGGGATCACCCGGGCGTCGACCATCATCGCGCTGGCCGAGCAGATCCCGTACCGGGTGCTGCCGCTGGTGCGCTCGGCCGCCGTCAACCGTCCCTGA
- the hppD gene encoding 4-hydroxyphenylpyruvate dioxygenase, with protein MTQAIDRPTSTEEVDVDALVDAVDHDIAHDPFPVRGLDHVSFLVGNAKQAAHYYSTAFGMTCVAYRGPEQGYRDYAEYVLTSGSARFVLRGAVRPDAPDAALVAKHSDGVADIALEVPDVDAAYAHATAQGATGLLEPHELTDEHGTVRIAAIATYGDTRHTLVDRSRYTGPFLPGFVARAPIVDRRPMIDAGVQPKRFFQAVDHVVGNVELGRMDDWVEFYRRVMGFTNMAEFIGDDIATDYSALMSKVVANGTRKVKFPLNEPAVARKKSQIDEYLEFYQGPGAQHIAVATNDILASVDAMRAAGVEFLDTPDSYYDDPELRARIGNVRVPIEELKARKILVDRDEDGYLLQIFTKPVQDRPTVFFELIERHGSLGFGKGNFKALFEAIEREQEKRGNL; from the coding sequence ATGACCCAGGCGATCGACCGACCCACGTCGACCGAAGAGGTCGACGTCGACGCGCTCGTCGACGCCGTCGACCACGACATCGCCCACGACCCGTTCCCGGTCCGTGGGCTCGACCACGTCAGCTTCCTGGTGGGCAACGCCAAGCAGGCCGCGCACTACTACTCCACCGCGTTCGGGATGACCTGCGTCGCCTACCGGGGGCCGGAGCAGGGCTACCGGGACTACGCCGAGTACGTGCTCACCAGCGGTTCGGCCCGGTTCGTCCTGCGGGGCGCGGTCCGCCCCGACGCGCCGGACGCCGCCCTGGTCGCCAAGCACAGCGACGGCGTCGCCGACATCGCCCTGGAGGTCCCGGACGTCGACGCGGCGTACGCGCACGCCACCGCCCAGGGCGCGACCGGCCTGCTGGAGCCGCACGAGTTGACCGACGAGCACGGCACCGTCCGGATCGCCGCGATCGCCACCTACGGCGACACCCGGCACACCCTGGTCGACCGGTCCCGCTACACCGGCCCGTTCCTGCCCGGCTTCGTCGCCCGTGCCCCGATCGTCGACCGGCGGCCCATGATCGACGCCGGGGTCCAGCCGAAGCGCTTCTTCCAGGCCGTCGACCACGTGGTCGGCAACGTCGAGCTGGGCCGGATGGACGATTGGGTCGAGTTCTACCGGCGGGTGATGGGCTTCACCAACATGGCGGAGTTCATCGGCGACGACATCGCCACCGACTACTCGGCGCTGATGAGCAAGGTGGTCGCCAACGGCACCCGTAAGGTCAAGTTCCCGCTCAACGAGCCGGCCGTCGCCCGGAAGAAGTCGCAGATCGACGAGTACCTGGAGTTCTACCAGGGGCCGGGCGCGCAGCACATCGCGGTGGCCACCAACGACATCCTGGCCAGCGTCGACGCGATGCGGGCCGCGGGCGTCGAGTTCCTGGACACTCCGGACTCGTACTACGACGACCCGGAGCTGCGCGCCCGGATCGGCAACGTACGGGTGCCGATCGAGGAGCTGAAGGCCCGCAAGATCCTCGTCGACCGGGACGAGGACGGCTACCTGCTCCAGATCTTCACCAAGCCGGTGCAGGACCGGCCGACGGTCTTCTTCGAGCTGATCGAGCGGCACGGCTCGCTCGGCTTCGGCAAGGGCAACTTCAAGGCCCTCTTCGAGGCCATCGAACGTGAGCAGGAGAAGCGCGGCAATCTCTGA